Proteins encoded in a region of the Solanum dulcamara chromosome 9, daSolDulc1.2, whole genome shotgun sequence genome:
- the LOC129903178 gene encoding glucan endo-1,3-beta-glucosidase 13, producing the protein MLLKDWIFLSFLVMKCFVVVKVEGMVQEKEDATVPITTLSPPEGNTTFLGGTTWCVARAGARQFDLQNALDWACGLGMADCRPIQAGGPCFEPNTLLSHASFAFNNYYQQNGNSDIACNFGGTAMLTKINPSHEKCIYATSSTRIENMKSGAPPFPKERLSIMWWKIAMILLLLYSGS; encoded by the exons ATGCTACTTAAAGATTGGATCTTTCTGAGCTTTTTGGTTATGAAATGTTTTGTTG TGGTAAAAGTAGAGGGCATGGTGCAAGAGAAAGAGGATGCAACCGTTCCAATTACAACTCTGTCACCTCCTGAAGGCAACACAACATTCCTTGGTGGCACAACATGGTGTGTGGCACGGGCCGGGGCTCGGCAGTTTGATTTGCAGAATGCATTGGACTGGGCTTGTGGATTGGGGATGGCGGATTGCAGGCCCATCCAAGCCGGTGGCCCTTGTTTTGAGCCCAATACACTTCTATCCCATGCTTCATTTGCTTTCAATAACTACTACCAACAGAATGGAAATTCTGATATTGCCTGCAATTTTGGAGGAACTGCAATGTTGACTAAAATCAACCCAA GTCATGAAAAATGTATTTATGCTACATCCAGTACTAG GATTGAGAACATGAAGTCTGGAGCACCTCCATTTCCCAAAGAAAGGTTAAGCATTATGTGGTGGAAAATAGCCATGATTCTTCTTCTCTTGTACTCAGGAAGTTGA